The following are from one region of the Desmospora profundinema genome:
- a CDS encoding TetR/AcrR family transcriptional regulator, with protein sequence MNEQLKALLKEADISVGTNQTDKQKDVIRAALELFAEKGYAGTTTQAIAQKARVSEKTLFKHFESKEKLFRQTVYPAMIQVLAPLLIEQTEKIIEKEKNRHYRDVLYDVYKDRIDFAIENPDVIKLILQELLFSPDLRGVMANILQQQMAPLISQVLPPTDDGEPDYSLIRVILSLLVGYISTRTILAPDQAWDDEKEIQFMLDVLFYGLERRQNSQD encoded by the coding sequence ATGAACGAACAACTAAAAGCCTTGCTGAAAGAAGCCGATATTTCAGTGGGCACGAACCAAACCGATAAACAAAAAGATGTGATCCGGGCAGCCCTAGAATTATTTGCGGAAAAGGGGTACGCCGGGACTACGACACAAGCGATTGCTCAAAAAGCCCGGGTTTCTGAGAAAACGCTGTTTAAGCACTTTGAAAGTAAAGAGAAACTATTTAGGCAGACGGTTTATCCCGCCATGATCCAGGTACTGGCTCCTCTATTGATCGAGCAGACAGAGAAAATCATCGAGAAAGAAAAAAACCGCCACTACCGGGATGTCCTGTATGACGTATATAAAGACAGAATCGATTTTGCCATCGAGAATCCCGACGTGATCAAGCTGATCCTGCAAGAATTGCTCTTCAGTCCGGACTTGCGGGGCGTCATGGCCAACATTTTGCAACAACAGATGGCGCCGCTGATTTCACAAGTATTGCCCCCCACCGACGATGGAGAACCCGATTATTCTCTCATTCGGGTGATTCTCAGTTTATTGGTCGGTTATATATCGACCCGAACGATCCTGGCCCCCGATCAAGCATGGGATGATGAAAAGGAAATTCAATTTATGCTGGATGTTCTATTTTACGGCTTAGAAAGAAGGCAAAACTCACAGGATTGA
- a CDS encoding phosphoenolpyruvate synthase: MKSYVLFFNQVDRSSLPYVGGKGANLGELSKAGFPVPDGFCVTTFAFQDFIATSSDMETFFESLDILDPQDLEPLRKWGERIRTHLEQLAIPAPLEQEIIYAWESAGKEISYAVRSSATAEDLPTASFAGQQDTYLNIRGRDELLRHIRKCWASLFTDRAIAYRAKNGFNHRQVSLSVVVQQMVNPQIAGVMFTADPTNGNRNVVSIDASFGLGESIVSGMVSADLYKVKNGQIIHKNISEKKIGIYPLPEGGTVTKDLPPDQGTKPVLTDDQILSVAKLGKKIEKHFGSPQDIEFCMENGEWFMVQSRPITSLYPLPDIPQEPLRIMFSFGHVQMMTDAMKPLGISVLRTIFPKQAFLEAGGRLFVNPTEVLRTKPGRMILPRVFQHLFDEALSLEIREVIERPEFLNVPPKRGFIKAAYRLVAPILKEVWNNLFKRDPKLARSKVERYMEEKWTAVRKELQGVSGPKRLEAAQYQLSIFGKGMLQNILPIVICFPISFHLLKKALVRWIGDDKKLHQLNKSLPGNITSEMGLVIGDLADLVRELPEVEEYLKQADDQTFDEGLLHVDGGERFKRAFDDFIGKYGNRCAGEIDLTRPRWRETPTQLVPAILGHMRSVKPGEHRQKFLNGEQEADETARRILHQVGSSGFKSRQMKRLIEVYRYIGGVREHPKYLLTLILDECKKAIQAEAEELVKKGVLQHPEEVFYLTLDELIQLSKGEFKPDVSSLVADRKEQYEWHQTLNPPRVMTSEGERVTASPRQGEFPEGALVGNPVSAGVVEGTARVVQKPEEAHLQEGEILIAPHTDPGWTPLFQSAQALVTEVGGLMTHGAVVAREYGIPAVVGVEDATKKIKDGQMIRVDGNQGFVEILSEGNDNR; the protein is encoded by the coding sequence ATGAAATCGTATGTCTTGTTTTTCAATCAGGTGGATCGTTCCAGTCTCCCGTATGTCGGTGGAAAAGGAGCCAACCTGGGTGAACTGAGCAAGGCGGGTTTTCCAGTGCCGGATGGCTTCTGTGTCACCACCTTTGCTTTCCAAGATTTCATCGCAACCAGTTCCGACATGGAGACGTTTTTCGAGTCTTTGGATATCTTGGACCCTCAGGATTTGGAACCGTTGCGCAAGTGGGGAGAACGGATTCGTACCCATTTGGAGCAACTGGCGATCCCTGCCCCGTTGGAACAGGAAATCATTTATGCTTGGGAATCGGCGGGGAAGGAGATTTCGTATGCGGTTCGTTCCAGCGCGACAGCGGAGGATTTGCCGACCGCATCTTTTGCCGGTCAGCAGGATACTTACTTAAACATCCGGGGGCGAGATGAATTGCTCCGGCATATCCGGAAATGTTGGGCCTCATTGTTTACGGATCGGGCGATTGCTTACCGGGCTAAAAATGGATTTAATCATCGTCAGGTTTCCCTGTCTGTGGTAGTGCAACAGATGGTTAATCCACAGATCGCAGGGGTGATGTTTACCGCCGATCCCACGAATGGGAATCGAAACGTGGTGTCTATCGATGCCAGTTTTGGGTTGGGGGAATCCATCGTATCCGGCATGGTGTCGGCAGATTTATATAAAGTGAAAAACGGCCAAATCATTCACAAAAATATATCGGAAAAGAAAATCGGGATTTATCCCCTGCCGGAAGGCGGGACGGTGACAAAGGACCTGCCTCCGGATCAAGGGACGAAACCAGTCCTGACGGATGACCAGATTTTATCTGTGGCTAAGTTGGGGAAAAAAATCGAAAAACACTTTGGCTCTCCGCAAGATATTGAGTTTTGTATGGAGAACGGTGAATGGTTTATGGTGCAGAGCCGGCCGATTACGTCGCTTTATCCCTTGCCCGACATCCCGCAGGAACCGCTTCGTATCATGTTCTCGTTCGGCCATGTACAAATGATGACCGATGCGATGAAGCCGCTGGGGATTTCGGTCTTACGAACCATATTTCCGAAACAGGCTTTTTTAGAAGCAGGAGGACGCCTGTTTGTGAATCCCACGGAAGTGCTTCGTACCAAGCCGGGAAGAATGATTCTTCCGAGAGTCTTTCAGCATTTGTTTGATGAAGCCCTCAGCCTTGAGATCCGGGAAGTGATCGAGCGGCCTGAGTTTCTCAACGTTCCCCCAAAACGGGGTTTTATAAAGGCCGCCTATCGATTGGTTGCTCCCATTCTCAAAGAGGTGTGGAACAATCTTTTCAAGCGTGATCCGAAATTAGCGAGAAGCAAAGTGGAACGTTATATGGAGGAAAAATGGACAGCGGTTCGTAAAGAGTTGCAAGGTGTAAGCGGACCGAAGCGTCTGGAAGCCGCTCAATATCAATTAAGCATTTTCGGAAAGGGCATGCTGCAAAACATCTTACCAATCGTGATTTGTTTCCCGATCTCATTCCACTTGTTGAAGAAAGCGCTGGTTCGTTGGATCGGGGATGATAAAAAACTGCACCAGTTAAATAAATCCCTTCCCGGCAACATTACCAGCGAGATGGGCCTTGTGATCGGCGATTTGGCTGATCTGGTTCGGGAACTGCCGGAGGTGGAGGAGTATCTAAAACAGGCCGATGACCAGACCTTCGATGAAGGACTGTTACACGTGGACGGGGGTGAGAGGTTTAAACGGGCCTTTGACGACTTTATCGGAAAATACGGAAATCGATGCGCCGGTGAAATTGACCTGACCCGGCCTCGCTGGCGCGAAACCCCTACCCAACTGGTTCCTGCCATCTTGGGACACATGCGGAGTGTGAAGCCGGGGGAACATCGGCAAAAATTCCTAAATGGGGAACAGGAAGCCGACGAAACGGCGCGGCGGATTCTGCATCAGGTTGGAAGCAGTGGCTTTAAGTCCAGACAGATGAAACGCTTAATCGAGGTGTATCGCTATATCGGAGGGGTTCGGGAACACCCCAAATATCTGTTGACTCTGATTTTGGATGAGTGCAAAAAAGCGATCCAGGCGGAAGCGGAAGAGCTGGTGAAGAAAGGCGTGCTGCAACATCCGGAAGAGGTGTTTTACTTGACTCTCGACGAGTTGATTCAACTTTCAAAAGGGGAGTTTAAACCAGATGTCTCCTCATTGGTTGCCGACCGGAAAGAACAATATGAATGGCACCAAACGTTGAACCCGCCCCGAGTCATGACGAGCGAAGGGGAGAGGGTAACCGCTTCCCCCAGGCAAGGAGAATTTCCCGAAGGGGCTCTTGTCGGAAACCCGGTTTCCGCCGGTGTGGTAGAAGGAACAGCCCGGGTTGTTCAAAAGCCGGAAGAGGCTCACCTCCAAGAAGGGGAAATCCTGATTGCCCCTCATACCGATCCCGGTTGGACTCCTTTATTTCAATCAGCCCAGGCATTAGTGACCGAAGTTGGGGGATTGATGACACACGGTGCCGTTGTGGCCCGGGAATATGGGATTCCTGCGGTAGTGGGAGTGGAGGATGCCACCAAGAAAATTAAAGACGGGCAAATGATTCGTGTGGACGGAAACCAGGGATTTGTGGAGATTTTAAGTGAAGGAAATGATAATCGTTGA
- a CDS encoding SgcJ/EcaC family oxidoreductase, which translates to MNGKREAHEQESVAIRQTVAEMEAAFNQHNADELDRHFTPDATWVNVFGERLSGRKQINHVHQRVLAGPLRNAYARYSVESILFVRADVAVTHVRQYPTTSEGKIIEDGQGSLAIYVMVKEQGTWWIAAGQNTLVQSTPKSQ; encoded by the coding sequence ATGAACGGTAAACGAGAAGCTCATGAGCAAGAGAGCGTCGCCATCAGACAAACAGTTGCTGAGATGGAGGCCGCATTTAATCAACATAATGCCGATGAGTTGGATCGTCACTTTACTCCAGATGCCACGTGGGTCAATGTGTTTGGTGAACGGCTGTCCGGCCGGAAACAAATCAATCATGTGCACCAGCGCGTTTTGGCTGGTCCGCTACGCAATGCATACGCGCGTTATTCCGTCGAGAGTATCCTGTTTGTGCGTGCCGATGTAGCCGTTACCCATGTACGGCAGTACCCGACAACCTCCGAGGGAAAAATCATAGAAGACGGGCAGGGGAGTCTCGCGATCTATGTCATGGTAAAAGAGCAAGGAACATGGTGGATCGCCGCTGGACAGAATACGCTCGTCCAATCCACCCCGAAATCGCAGTAG
- a CDS encoding type IV pilus modification PilV family protein, giving the protein MRGAEKGFTLVEVVTALMVLSVILAVGIPIMTEVREQQHLQAQRMQAVLLLERHMEELQIRPFPLPQEGSTREQVDGTRFDVRWKQKRAGSRLAGTQVEVQWQDRRDQTQQLRLRALQYMP; this is encoded by the coding sequence ATGAGAGGGGCGGAGAAGGGGTTTACCCTGGTAGAAGTGGTGACGGCTTTGATGGTGCTTAGCGTGATTTTGGCAGTGGGGATTCCCATCATGACGGAGGTGAGGGAACAACAGCATCTGCAAGCACAGCGGATGCAAGCAGTGTTGTTACTGGAACGGCACATGGAAGAGCTGCAAATCCGCCCCTTCCCCTTGCCGCAGGAGGGTTCAACACGGGAACAAGTGGACGGCACACGATTTGATGTTCGATGGAAGCAAAAACGGGCCGGATCCCGCCTGGCCGGAACCCAAGTGGAGGTGCAATGGCAAGACAGACGCGATCAAACGCAACAACTCCGACTGCGCGCCCTTCAATACATGCCTTAA
- a CDS encoding GspH/FimT family pseudopilin: protein MYGNETKTVTSTRELAKRMDQTHPSAPGRWKKRTGPGWIGWRDEGGWNLVELQVTLLLISLLAGLCYPAFVQWADRVERDLFLGVLASDIRMAQREATVREEEVVLALDSEAGIYRIMRDGQVIRQGKMPSRFQVESNYPGDRILFRRTGQVRGGTLSLRSGGELVGKVIIQVASGRPRVETGP, encoded by the coding sequence GTGTATGGGAACGAAACGAAAACAGTCACATCGACCCGGGAGCTCGCCAAACGGATGGATCAGACACACCCTAGTGCTCCGGGCCGATGGAAGAAGCGGACGGGTCCGGGATGGATCGGGTGGCGAGATGAAGGCGGTTGGAACCTGGTGGAGCTGCAAGTGACGCTGTTGTTGATTTCCCTCCTCGCAGGGCTTTGCTACCCTGCTTTTGTCCAGTGGGCCGACCGGGTGGAGCGGGATTTGTTTCTTGGAGTGTTGGCTTCCGACATCCGCATGGCTCAGCGGGAAGCGACGGTGAGGGAGGAAGAGGTGGTGCTGGCGTTGGATTCTGAGGCTGGAATCTACCGCATCATGCGAGACGGACAGGTCATCCGGCAAGGGAAGATGCCGTCCCGGTTCCAGGTGGAGAGCAATTATCCCGGGGATCGAATCCTCTTTCGGCGCACCGGTCAAGTACGGGGCGGTACGCTGTCGCTTCGGTCCGGGGGTGAGTTGGTGGGAAAGGTGATCATCCAGGTGGCTTCCGGCCGCCCCCGGGTGGAGACGGGACCATGA
- a CDS encoding competence type IV pilus major pilin ComGC gives MRKRLWRDERGFTLIEMLVVLFVIAVIIAIALPNLKAAGESAQEKSCEANRKLIGSQADNYYLEMGSYPTSVEQLHRRGYLRTAPNCPAKGKYSIHPNASVEKRVKCSIHGD, from the coding sequence GTGAGAAAGCGGCTGTGGAGAGATGAGCGGGGTTTTACGCTGATTGAAATGCTGGTGGTGCTGTTTGTGATCGCGGTAATTATCGCCATTGCCCTGCCCAACCTAAAAGCGGCAGGGGAGTCGGCCCAGGAAAAATCTTGCGAAGCCAACCGGAAATTGATTGGTTCGCAAGCGGACAACTACTATCTGGAAATGGGCAGTTATCCCACCAGTGTGGAACAGCTGCATCGCCGGGGCTATCTGCGCACCGCTCCCAACTGTCCGGCAAAAGGCAAGTATTCCATCCATCCTAACGCCTCCGTAGAAAAAAGGGTGAAGTGTTCCATCCATGGTGATTGA
- a CDS encoding type II secretion system F family protein — MSHSRKRKKRIRVDQLAQVGQHLGHLLDAGFPLVPSLRLLQEQKVLRPEEAHGILVDLDNGRSLSQALAGAGFPSLFVSFIRASEEHGNLAFGLKQCESYYSQQYRFRRDISQAVAYPLVVLVLVGFSFFFLMTTVVPRFRELYEAMGLELPAYTQMVLMIHGFLPVIGVAGAGMVLFILILRISVRYLPSDRQETVEEWWRRLPGLRSFYSLRFTHYLSVQLGTMLQSGVPLLRAVEIMKELSPWRPLARSVARIRAGLLQGQSFHRSVEKEGDRFLPALARLAALGEESGRLDQSLLTLGKGAEMMIRERLKRWTKSLEPILIFIIGLFMAATVIAMFLPMLHLVQAM; from the coding sequence ATGAGTCACTCACGGAAAAGGAAGAAGCGCATTAGGGTGGATCAACTGGCCCAAGTGGGCCAACATTTGGGTCACCTGTTGGATGCGGGTTTTCCCCTGGTTCCCAGTCTGCGCCTGTTACAGGAGCAAAAGGTGCTAAGGCCGGAGGAAGCCCATGGGATCCTGGTGGATCTGGACAATGGAAGGAGTTTGTCACAGGCGTTGGCAGGTGCAGGGTTCCCGTCGCTGTTTGTCTCCTTTATCCGGGCGTCGGAAGAGCACGGGAACCTGGCGTTTGGATTAAAACAGTGTGAATCCTACTACAGTCAGCAGTATCGTTTTCGTCGGGACATATCCCAAGCCGTGGCTTATCCGCTGGTGGTGCTGGTATTAGTGGGTTTTTCTTTCTTCTTTTTGATGACAACAGTGGTTCCTCGGTTTCGTGAATTGTATGAAGCGATGGGGTTGGAACTGCCGGCCTATACCCAGATGGTGCTGATGATCCATGGATTTCTCCCGGTGATCGGGGTGGCGGGTGCCGGAATGGTCTTATTCATCTTGATTTTGCGGATATCGGTGCGCTACCTGCCTTCGGATCGTCAGGAGACGGTCGAGGAATGGTGGCGGCGCCTCCCTGGGTTGCGGTCGTTCTACTCCTTGCGTTTCACTCATTATCTGTCTGTTCAATTGGGAACGATGCTCCAATCGGGAGTCCCCTTATTGCGGGCGGTGGAGATCATGAAGGAATTAAGTCCCTGGAGACCGCTAGCCCGCAGTGTCGCTCGCATTCGTGCGGGGTTGTTGCAGGGACAGTCGTTCCATCGATCCGTGGAGAAAGAGGGAGATCGGTTTCTGCCCGCTTTGGCGCGGCTGGCCGCGTTGGGAGAGGAATCCGGCCGGTTGGACCAATCGCTTCTCACATTGGGCAAAGGGGCCGAAATGATGATTCGGGAGCGGTTGAAACGATGGACGAAGAGTTTGGAGCCGATTTTAATTTTTATCATCGGTTTGTTTATGGCCGCCACCGTGATTGCCATGTTTTTGCCCATGTTACATCTGGTGCAGGCCATGTGA
- a CDS encoding GspE/PulE family protein translates to MDAAQTVTELLKEAIESGASDLHLEPRIDHVCVRQRVDGFLVPVSRFPKEALGALVSRIKVMAHMDIGEKRLPQDGAMAVHHQTERVDIRVSSMPMLYGEKLVLRLLRNRPELLSLSELGMGVDEAARLKTMIGMPGGFIIVTGPTGTGKTTTLYAMLQELNRPERNVVTLEDPVEYQLPGVNQVQINRKAGLTFAMGLRAVLRQDPDVIMVGEVRDRETADIAIRAALTGHKVLTTLHTTDAPSTITRLLDMEIEPYKIASALTGVIAQRLIRLICSECRGPGCEHCHQTGYRRRTGAFEVLLMIEEMQPLVVERASLSRLRQAFNREGMRSLQEVVLEKVLTGQTTVAEYHRVVEVTDESLTEKEEAH, encoded by the coding sequence GTGGATGCCGCTCAAACCGTCACGGAGCTACTAAAAGAAGCGATTGAATCAGGGGCCAGTGATTTGCATCTGGAGCCGCGCATCGATCATGTCTGTGTCCGCCAGCGGGTGGATGGGTTTTTGGTTCCCGTAAGCCGCTTTCCCAAAGAGGCGTTGGGAGCACTGGTCTCCCGCATTAAGGTGATGGCCCATATGGACATTGGAGAGAAGAGGCTCCCCCAGGATGGGGCGATGGCGGTTCATCATCAGACCGAGCGGGTGGATATTCGTGTATCCAGCATGCCGATGTTGTATGGAGAAAAGCTGGTACTGCGCCTGCTGCGCAATCGTCCCGAATTGCTTTCTTTATCCGAATTGGGAATGGGAGTCGACGAGGCGGCACGGTTGAAAACCATGATCGGAATGCCGGGAGGATTTATCATCGTAACCGGTCCGACCGGGACGGGGAAAACTACGACCTTGTATGCGATGCTGCAAGAATTGAACCGTCCCGAGCGCAATGTGGTTACATTGGAAGATCCGGTGGAATATCAGCTGCCGGGGGTGAATCAGGTCCAGATTAACCGAAAAGCGGGACTCACCTTTGCGATGGGCTTGCGTGCGGTGTTGCGACAAGATCCCGACGTGATCATGGTGGGGGAGGTAAGAGACAGAGAAACCGCTGACATTGCTATTCGGGCGGCACTGACCGGACATAAGGTGTTAACCACCTTACACACCACAGACGCACCCAGCACGATCACCCGTCTGCTGGATATGGAAATCGAGCCTTATAAAATTGCTTCCGCCTTGACCGGTGTAATTGCGCAGCGGCTGATCCGGCTGATCTGCAGCGAGTGCCGCGGACCCGGATGTGAACATTGTCACCAAACCGGCTACCGACGGCGCACCGGTGCCTTTGAGGTGCTGTTGATGATAGAAGAGATGCAGCCGCTGGTGGTGGAGAGGGCTTCTCTATCCCGATTGCGGCAAGCGTTTAATCGGGAGGGAATGCGCTCGTTGCAGGAAGTGGTGTTGGAAAAAGTGCTTACCGGTCAAACAACGGTTGCCGAGTATCATCGGGTGGTGGAGGTGACGGATGAGTCACTCACGGAAAAGGAAGAAGCGCATTAG
- a CDS encoding response regulator transcription factor, with the protein MIRIVIAEDQQMLRGALTSLLQLEEDIQVVAQASDGKDALDAIACHQPDVCILDIEIPVMTGLEVAEHIRRHQWPCRIMIVTTFARPGYLQKATDLQVEGYLLKDEPIETLVGAIRKVMNKEKVISPELMTALFHREENPLTEREQEVLRLAKEGQSTRQIAQTLFLTTGTVRNYLSTAIQKMEVDSRHHAIVKAEKKGWI; encoded by the coding sequence ATGATCCGCATCGTGATCGCAGAAGATCAGCAGATGCTGCGAGGCGCGTTGACGTCGCTGCTGCAACTGGAGGAGGATATACAGGTGGTGGCGCAAGCGTCCGATGGAAAAGACGCCTTGGATGCGATTGCGTGTCATCAACCGGATGTATGCATTCTCGATATTGAGATTCCCGTCATGACCGGTCTAGAGGTTGCCGAACACATCCGACGCCACCAGTGGCCGTGCAGGATCATGATCGTGACCACGTTTGCCAGACCGGGTTACTTACAGAAAGCCACGGATCTTCAAGTGGAAGGGTATTTATTAAAAGATGAACCGATTGAAACCCTGGTGGGTGCCATCCGCAAAGTGATGAACAAAGAGAAGGTGATCAGCCCGGAGCTGATGACAGCGTTGTTTCATCGCGAAGAAAATCCTTTGACCGAGCGGGAGCAAGAAGTCCTTCGTCTGGCAAAAGAAGGGCAGAGCACGAGACAAATCGCTCAAACACTCTTTTTGACCACCGGTACGGTCCGTAATTATCTTTCCACAGCCATACAAAAAATGGAGGTGGATTCCCGGCACCACGCCATCGTAAAAGCAGAAAAAAAGGGGTGGATTTAA
- a CDS encoding sensor histidine kinase has translation MLQKLYPRDQIDQYLLIDVIALLSLAYQVFIVHKPFGLIGSLLLYSIYLSVFYVSLWHQDERLLVSVYIGCGVLAVLGMVSHLSLTVFAFMQAGQLGLARSKRLIGLGMPAFPAMHAAAYYGHKGDLSGFVPSYSMLFLLLQLVIPVVVYFVERSRSLGYALDEANKKIERYVQEEERNRIARDLHDTLGQTLTMIKMKSELAIRLMDKQSDQAKQEMQEVRDTSRTALKQVRELVTSMKQVSLEEEIQHAHTLFRMAGVHLVLRETGPRPDLSHAKETMLALSIREAFTNVIKHSQAKRCTVQMGWNDGRYEVRVMDDGIGSVKEEKRGHGLESIRERMCLADGDVGLESPAGGGFVVTLRIPAQSGERVKVP, from the coding sequence ATGCTGCAAAAACTGTACCCCCGCGATCAGATCGATCAATATCTGCTGATTGATGTGATTGCGCTTCTCTCTTTAGCTTATCAAGTGTTTATCGTACACAAGCCTTTTGGTTTGATCGGCAGCCTTTTGCTGTACAGTATCTATTTGAGTGTGTTTTATGTGAGTTTGTGGCATCAGGATGAGCGCCTTTTGGTTTCCGTGTATATCGGATGTGGGGTGCTAGCGGTTTTAGGGATGGTTTCCCATCTTTCGCTAACGGTGTTCGCCTTTATGCAAGCAGGCCAACTGGGTTTGGCCCGTTCCAAGCGTCTGATCGGGCTGGGCATGCCTGCGTTCCCGGCGATGCACGCGGCTGCCTATTACGGGCACAAAGGAGACCTGTCGGGATTCGTTCCTTCCTATTCCATGCTGTTTCTCCTGTTGCAGCTGGTGATCCCTGTTGTCGTCTATTTCGTTGAGCGGTCACGATCGCTGGGTTATGCATTGGATGAAGCGAACAAAAAAATTGAACGATATGTTCAAGAGGAGGAACGAAATCGGATTGCCCGGGATTTGCACGATACACTCGGGCAAACCCTGACGATGATCAAAATGAAAAGCGAGCTGGCGATCCGGTTGATGGATAAACAATCGGATCAGGCGAAACAAGAGATGCAGGAAGTGAGGGACACTTCCCGAACGGCGTTGAAACAAGTGCGGGAATTGGTAACGTCCATGAAGCAGGTATCCCTGGAGGAAGAGATTCAACACGCACACACCCTGTTCCGTATGGCAGGAGTCCACTTAGTCCTAAGGGAAACCGGTCCCCGGCCGGATCTTTCCCATGCGAAGGAAACGATGCTGGCCCTCTCGATTCGGGAAGCCTTCACCAATGTCATCAAACACAGCCAAGCCAAGAGGTGTACCGTCCAGATGGGATGGAACGACGGCCGCTATGAAGTCAGAGTGATGGATGACGGCATCGGGTCGGTAAAGGAGGAGAAACGGGGACATGGATTGGAATCGATCCGGGAGCGGATGTGTCTGGCTGATGGCGATGTCGGGTTGGAGTCTCCCGCCGGCGGCGGGTTTGTCGTTACCTTACGCATTCCGGCCCAGTCTGGGGAAAGGGTGAAGGTGCCATGA
- a CDS encoding DUF418 domain-containing protein, with translation MEPSHKRIRLLDIWRGFAILGTLGTNIWLFANLGDLSYVLTFDHPPWWTSLDQWIRVFVLCLVNGKFLGILAILFGVGLELKYRQALRKKDAWPGIYLWISLILLAEGMIHFTLVMEYDILMSYAVTAIIVSFIVKFGDQAIKWSMMLSGGFHVLSLLSVTGVILATGNALAGEMSHVVSLYQDGTWLEQLQYRLSDFWVLRAEAIFVIPMNVFLFLLGVRLMRAGAFSPDDNGKRIRRNMLRIGLFLGAPLHLLQFVPGGAFDLPVRYLFAPLLAVGYMALIAKWVESRPRLRLWSYMERVGKMALSCYVLQNVMASILFYGWGLGWGGQVGALATVAIWFGISLFQVGFAWFWLRMFRFGPMESMRRSLAAWPVGGRMNAAKTVPPRSDRSISAD, from the coding sequence GTGGAACCTTCACACAAACGAATTCGTTTGCTGGATATCTGGCGGGGGTTTGCCATTTTGGGTACATTGGGAACCAACATCTGGCTGTTTGCCAACCTGGGGGATCTATCATATGTACTCACATTTGATCATCCGCCGTGGTGGACGTCGCTGGATCAATGGATTCGGGTGTTTGTTTTGTGTTTGGTAAATGGAAAATTCCTCGGGATCTTGGCGATTTTATTTGGAGTTGGATTAGAATTAAAGTATCGGCAAGCATTGCGGAAAAAGGATGCCTGGCCCGGCATCTATCTATGGATCTCCTTGATTTTGCTGGCTGAAGGAATGATTCATTTTACGCTGGTCATGGAGTATGACATTTTAATGAGTTACGCGGTGACGGCTATAATCGTTTCCTTCATCGTTAAGTTCGGCGATCAAGCGATCAAATGGAGCATGATGCTGTCGGGTGGATTTCATGTGTTGAGCCTGTTGTCGGTTACGGGAGTGATCCTGGCTACGGGAAATGCTCTTGCGGGCGAAATGTCTCACGTGGTCAGCCTTTATCAAGACGGCACATGGCTGGAACAACTGCAATATCGTCTGTCCGATTTTTGGGTGCTTCGCGCGGAAGCGATTTTTGTCATTCCGATGAATGTGTTTTTGTTTCTTTTGGGTGTTCGCCTGATGAGAGCCGGTGCGTTTTCTCCCGATGACAACGGAAAACGCATCCGCCGGAACATGCTGCGGATCGGCTTGTTTCTGGGGGCTCCGCTCCATTTGCTTCAGTTTGTCCCTGGAGGAGCGTTTGATTTGCCGGTTCGGTACTTGTTTGCCCCGCTTCTGGCCGTCGGCTATATGGCGCTGATCGCCAAGTGGGTCGAAAGCCGTCCCCGTCTGCGGCTATGGTCTTATATGGAGCGGGTCGGGAAAATGGCACTCAGCTGCTATGTCTTACAAAATGTGATGGCTTCCATCCTCTTTTACGGATGGGGATTGGGCTGGGGCGGACAAGTGGGTGCTTTAGCGACGGTGGCGATTTGGTTTGGCATCAGCCTGTTTCAAGTGGGTTTTGCCTGGTTTTGGTTGCGCATGTTTCGCTTCGGCCCGATGGAAAGCATGCGTCGATCCCTGGCTGCGTGGCCGGTTGGAGGACGGATGAATGCTGCAAAAACTGTACCCCCGCGATCAGATCGATCAATATCTGCTGATTGA